Within Deltaproteobacteria bacterium, the genomic segment GTAAAGTGGTTAATCCCAAGTTGTATATTGCTTGTGGGATTTCCGGTGCGATTCAACACTTGGCTGGCATGCGCAATTCAAAAGTTATTGTGGCCATCAATAAAGATCCCGAAGCACCCATTTTTACCAAGGCCGATTATGGGATCGTGGCGGATTTGTTTCAAGCCGTGCCCCTGTTAACCACCGAGTTTAAAAAACTTTTGCAGGGTTAATCCAGATTACCCTGTCATCCCGGGCTTGACCCGGGATCCATGATGGATTACCCGGCTTGACCAGGTAATGACATGAGAGAAAGGCAAATATATGTCATCTTATAAAAAAGGTGCTAGTTTCCTACTTGATGATGTTGGTTCTGAAGAGGTCTTTATTTTAGAAGAAATCGACGAAGCCACCAAGGCATTAGGCCAGACTGCTCACGATTTTATCACCAACGATGTTTTGCCAAAATCCGATGCCATTGAGCGGCAAGAATCAGGTGTCTCTATTTCCTTGCTTAAAAAAGCCGGTGAAATTGGTTTGTTGATGGCCGAAGTTCCTGAAAAATACAATGGCCTTGGTCTTAATAAAGTTGCTGCCACGGTGCTGGCTGAAAACTGTGTGGCACAAGGGTCTTTTTCAGTGACGATGCTTTGCCATACCGGCATTGGTACCTTGCCCATCCTTTATTACGGAACCGAGGCCCAAAAACAAAAATATTTACCCAAGCTTGCTACCGGAGAATTTGTAGGTGCCTATGCGCTAACCGAGGCAGGTTCTGGCTCCGATGCCTTGGCAGCTAAAACTAAGGCTGTGCTTTCGGCCGATGGCAAACATTATATTCTGAACGGCGAAAAGATGTTTATCACCAATGGGGCGTGGGCGGATGTCATTACCGTATTTGCCAAGGTCGATGGTGAAAAATTTACAGGATTTATTGTCGAGAAAGACATGCCGGGCGTTACCCATGGGCCTGAAGAAAAAAAGATGGGCATCAAAGGTTCTTCAACTACCACGATTGTTTTGCAAGATGCCAAGGTGCCGGTAGAAAATGTGTTAGGGCAGGTTGGCCGAGGGCATAAAATTGCGTTTAATGTTTTAAATGTTGGCCGGTGGAAATTAGGCGCAGCCAGTATTGGCAATTGTAAAAATGAACTGATGCACGCGGTTAAATATGTCAAAGAGCGCAAGCAATTTGGTCAGCCTTTGGCCGATTTTGAATTAATCCAAACCAAAATTGCTAACTGTGCGGTGCGTACTTTTGTGACTGAAAGTATGATGTACCGCTATGCCCACGATTTAGACCAAGCCCTTGCCACCTTAGATTCTAATGCTACCGATTATTACGATCAATATTTGAAAGCCGTCGAGGCCTACAATATTGAGGCCTCTATTTGTAAAGTCTACGGTTCCGAGGCCAATGCCTTTGTGGCCGATGAAGCTGTGCAAATGCATGGTGGTTATGGTTTTATTCAAGAATATCCCGTGGAATCGGCCTATCGCGATTGTCGTATCACCCGCATTTTTGAAGGTACCAACGAAATCAACCGTCTTCTTATCACGGGCACGCTTTTCAAACGAGCCATGTCAGGCGAAATGGACCTGATGGGTCCCATTCAAGAAGTGATTGGCCAATTAAAAACTGGTTTTACCATGAAGGGAGAGGGTGTTCTGGCTAATTCAATGAATAATGTGAACCAACTTAAAAAATTAACCCTCTATATTAGTGGGGTTGCGGTTCAAAAATACATGGCCGACATTAAAGACCGGCAAAGTTTTTTGGCCGAGATTGCGGATTTTATCATTGAAGTTTACGCCGTCGATAGTGCACTGGCCCGTACTTTAAAATTATTAAAAATCAACGATCAGGAAAAGGCGGCCATTCCTATGGCCATGGTTCGGACCTACATTACCGACAAATGTAATGAATTAGTTACCCGTGCTAAACAATTTTGCGCCAACATTTGCCATGGTGATGAAGAGGGTTTTACAAAATACGAAAAGGCCATCGATCGAATTTTAAAACCCAAACCCCGCGACACTTTGAACTTCCGTTTAGACATCGCAGCCCATTGTATCGAACACGATGGCTACGCCTTATAAAGGTTTTTATTCAAGAGACTCAGCTAAATATTCAGCAAAGTCTTTCGTTTGAATCTTTTCTTCAACTTCTTTATCCCGCGTTGCGTCTCGCATCATGGTAAGACAGAAGGGGCATGCGCTGGCAATGCCTTGCGGATTAACCGTTTGCAAATCTTCTAAGCGCTTATGGTTCACCCGAGTGCCCGCCCGTTCTTCCATCCACATACGTCCACCGCCGGCACCGCAACAGCGGCCAATTTCGCGGGATAGAGCTGCTTCTTTGACCTCTAAACCAGGGATGGATTTTAAGACATTACGAGGGGCGTCATAAATATTATTGTAACGACCTAAATAACAACTGTCATGATAAGTAATGCTTTGCTTTAAGTCTTTGGTGGGTTTGATGCGGCCTTCTGCAATCAGGTTTTCAATAAATTCTGCATGATGCACAACCTTAAAATTTCCACCAAACTGGGGGTATTCATTTTTCAAGGTGTTAAAACAATGTGGGCACTGGGCCAGCACCGTTCTGAATTTATATTTGTTCATGGTGGCGATGTTTTGTTTGGCCAAGGTTTGATATAAATATTCATTGCCAATTCGACGAGCCGAATCACCCGTGCAGGTTTCTTCGGGGCCAAGGATGGCAAAGTCAATGCCGGCTTTTTGTAAAATCTTAACCACGGCGACAGAAACTTTTTTGTTTCGATCATCAAAAGAGCCTGCACAACCCACCCAATAAAGCACATCAACTTCAGGCTTTTCAGAAAGTAGCGGCACGCCTAGGTCTTTAGCCCAAGCCGCGCGTTGATCAAACCCAATACCCCAAGGGTTGCCATTGGTTTCCATATTTTTAAAAGTATTCTGCACTTCGGTAGGGAATTCGCCCTTCATAAGCACCAAATGGCGGCGCATTTCTACAATTTTGTCGACATATTCAATCATGACGGGGCAAGCCTCTTCGCAAGCCCTACAAGTGGTGCAACTCCAAAGCACTTCAGGGTCAATGGGGTTGGGCACGAGGGAGTGATTGGCTTCATTGCGAATATTTTCATCTTTGCTCAATAGCTTAGCCGTATTTTGGTAGGCATGTTCTTTAATATCGTTTAGAAATTTTTTAGGATTCAGCACCTTGCCAGTATTATGAGCCGGGCACTGCGCTGTGCATCGCCCGCACTCCGTGCACGTGTACATGTCAAACACATCTTTCCAACTAAACTCCGTTAATTTATCGACGCCAAAGGTGGTGGCATTGGGATCTTCCAAGTTGATGGGTTCAAGCTCACCGTAAGGTCGCAAATTTCGCAAAAAGATGTTGGGAAGAGCGGTGATGATATGAAAGTGTTTGCCATAAGGTAAAAAGTTAAGAAAAACCAAAATCAGTGTGATGTGTATTAAAAAGGAAGCATTGCCTAAAATTGACAAAACCCCTTCGCTTAAAGAAAAGTTAGATAGCAAATTGGCTGTAGCAACGCTTAACGGGGCTTTCCAGGTTTCAGGATAACTGGTCAGTACAAATTCAGCACCATCAAAGAGCAAGTCGGTGATCATGAGGGTTGCGATAAAACAAAGGATGATAACACCTTCTATAGAAAGGGTAATCCGTGCGGGTTTGGTAATGAGACGGCGAATCAAAAAAACAGCTACACCTAAAAGAACAAGTCCAGAAAAGACATCTTTGGAAAGATTGTAAACTCCACCGAGAATACCCGTAGTACCCAATAAAGGAAGATGAAAGCCTTCTGAAAACCCCATCCCAAACAGTGTGATCGTGCGTAACGAGACAACGCAAAAACCCCAAAAAATAAAGGCATGAAAAAGCCCAGGCACGGGGTCTTTTAAAATCATTCTGGATTGGGCAAAACCATATTTTAAAACGGCGCCGATGCGTTGGGGGATCTTTTTAAGACGCTCCGGATCGGGTTTGGTAGCCAAATGGATGAGGCCATAGCGTGTGTAAATAGAATACACAAAAACAGCAAGACCTAAGACGATGACGAGGGCAGTGAAGATAGGAAACATGGGGGCGGTATAACCCAGCAGTCCCAGGCGGGCAACAAAAATCAATTTGCCCAAAACCCTACAAGTAGGTATAGTCTTCGAGAATTTTTTACTGAAGTCTTTTCGAGGTAGGGAGAGGCCAATGGAGAGACTTTTAGGAGGGCGGATCCAACGCATGCGCCTCAGGACAGGCTCCGGAGGGCATCTGTCATTGCGAGCCCAACGGGCGCGGCAATCTCACCGGTTAAACCGATGGGATTGTTTCGTCGCAGACTCCTCGCAATGACAGAGACCCTCATAGGCCGACCGGGCGCGGGCTCTCCCTTGACCTCTCCTTACCTCGAAAAGACTTCAGTAAAAAATTCTCGAAAACTATACATTCTAAACTCTCCGTGTCATTACCCGACTCAGATCGGGTAATCCATGATGATGAAAGGGGCGATATGAAAAAGTTTATTGGTGTTTTGGTTGTTTTGGGTGTCTTGGCTATTGCTGTGTTTGCGGTCATTAGTTGGGGGGTTGGAGTTTATAACCAAATTGTTCAACTTGAAGAGACCGTTAATGAAAAGTGGTCGCAAGTGCAGAATGTTTATCAACGGCGGGCTGATCTTATCCCTAACCTTGTGCAAACCGTGAAAGGCTATGCTGCTCATGAGCAAGAAACCTTAACGCAAGTTGTTGAGGCTCGGGCTAAGGCTACCTCTATTTCAGGTGATGCCTTAAAAAATTTGGTGAATGATCCTGCTGCGATGGCTAAATTTCAAGAAGCGCAAAGTGGCTTGAGCAGTGCTTTGTCGAAGTTAATGGTTGTGGTGGAGCGTTACCCTGATTTAAAGGCTAATCAAAATTTTCTTGAATTACAAAGTCAATTAGAAGGTACCGAGAACCGCATTGCTGTAGAGCGTAAACGATTTAATGAAGCGGCTCGTGAATACAATACTTATATTAAAAAAATCCCACAAAAATTTGTGGCTTCTTACAAAGGGGCGAAGGAAAAGGCTTATTTTGAAGCCGAAGCTACTGCGCAAAAAGTTCCTACTGTGGATTTTGGGAAGTAATTTATTATTTTAAGAGAACCTATAATGTCATATATAGATCCCGGATCAGAGTCCGGGATGACGTCATGCCGGACTTTGATCCGGCATCCATTCATTTCATTCCGAGCCGTAAAAAAGAAGATTGCCACGCTTGCGCTCGCAATGACATTATTGTTTATCCCTCAGTTTGTCCATGCCTTCGATATTCCCTCCAAACCCGATAATTACGTTAATGATTATGTTTCTTTG encodes:
- a CDS encoding (Fe-S)-binding protein — its product is MFPIFTALVIVLGLAVFVYSIYTRYGLIHLATKPDPERLKKIPQRIGAVLKYGFAQSRMILKDPVPGLFHAFIFWGFCVVSLRTITLFGMGFSEGFHLPLLGTTGILGGVYNLSKDVFSGLVLLGVAVFLIRRLITKPARITLSIEGVIILCFIATLMITDLLFDGAEFVLTSYPETWKAPLSVATANLLSNFSLSEGVLSILGNASFLIHITLILVFLNFLPYGKHFHIITALPNIFLRNLRPYGELEPINLEDPNATTFGVDKLTEFSWKDVFDMYTCTECGRCTAQCPAHNTGKVLNPKKFLNDIKEHAYQNTAKLLSKDENIRNEANHSLVPNPIDPEVLWSCTTCRACEEACPVMIEYVDKIVEMRRHLVLMKGEFPTEVQNTFKNMETNGNPWGIGFDQRAAWAKDLGVPLLSEKPEVDVLYWVGCAGSFDDRNKKVSVAVVKILQKAGIDFAILGPEETCTGDSARRIGNEYLYQTLAKQNIATMNKYKFRTVLAQCPHCFNTLKNEYPQFGGNFKVVHHAEFIENLIAEGRIKPTKDLKQSITYHDSCYLGRYNNIYDAPRNVLKSIPGLEVKEAALSREIGRCCGAGGGRMWMEERAGTRVNHKRLEDLQTVNPQGIASACPFCLTMMRDATRDKEVEEKIQTKDFAEYLAESLE
- a CDS encoding acyl-CoA dehydrogenase family protein — encoded protein: MSSYKKGASFLLDDVGSEEVFILEEIDEATKALGQTAHDFITNDVLPKSDAIERQESGVSISLLKKAGEIGLLMAEVPEKYNGLGLNKVAATVLAENCVAQGSFSVTMLCHTGIGTLPILYYGTEAQKQKYLPKLATGEFVGAYALTEAGSGSDALAAKTKAVLSADGKHYILNGEKMFITNGAWADVITVFAKVDGEKFTGFIVEKDMPGVTHGPEEKKMGIKGSSTTTIVLQDAKVPVENVLGQVGRGHKIAFNVLNVGRWKLGAASIGNCKNELMHAVKYVKERKQFGQPLADFELIQTKIANCAVRTFVTESMMYRYAHDLDQALATLDSNATDYYDQYLKAVEAYNIEASICKVYGSEANAFVADEAVQMHGGYGFIQEYPVESAYRDCRITRIFEGTNEINRLLITGTLFKRAMSGEMDLMGPIQEVIGQLKTGFTMKGEGVLANSMNNVNQLKKLTLYISGVAVQKYMADIKDRQSFLAEIADFIIEVYAVDSALARTLKLLKINDQEKAAIPMAMVRTYITDKCNELVTRAKQFCANICHGDEEGFTKYEKAIDRILKPKPRDTLNFRLDIAAHCIEHDGYAL
- a CDS encoding LemA family protein, which translates into the protein MKKFIGVLVVLGVLAIAVFAVISWGVGVYNQIVQLEETVNEKWSQVQNVYQRRADLIPNLVQTVKGYAAHEQETLTQVVEARAKATSISGDALKNLVNDPAAMAKFQEAQSGLSSALSKLMVVVERYPDLKANQNFLELQSQLEGTENRIAVERKRFNEAAREYNTYIKKIPQKFVASYKGAKEKAYFEAEATAQKVPTVDFGK